AGTCTGGTCTATCCGGTAGGTCTTTTCATTAAATACAATTAAGATCCGAATTATTAGTTTATAAATGCTTAATCACGGtctttattattacaatttgtATCAATTTTCCAACACACACAATCACTAGCATAGTAATCACATTTTCTCAATACaactaataattaaaaatatatttacacatattTAGATCTATTCATACATTCGTCACTTGTCTCATACCAAGtttatttcacaatatttaCATACTTACTTATGCTTTAGGTACATACATGAGTACCGTAAATATCGCTTAAAGTGGGCTAGTCAACCAACCTCAGGCAACTTTATGCCATGCGTCAACCATTGCGAGCTGGCCTTTAGCATGGATGTAAGTTGTCCATCTTAAGAGATATTCATGGTGTAAATTTGATTAATCTTTGATTTTACTTCTTACTTTCAAGTGTTTCTTGTTCAACACATAAGGCCACTTATTTGTTACAGAACGTATAAAAGTATTTCAAAAGTAAATGCATGCACGACTTTATAGAATATTCATACGTATGAACAAATTACCAATAAGcgcaattataaatatacttatCGAGGTACTATACGGCTCGTAAGCTCCAAATATCctaggtatgtatatgtatgagCCATGGCAAAGAACATACTGGTGGGACCGGTATCAACGAAGGGTAAATGCTGTATACAGCGCCATTAAagaacaaaaatcaattgtaCAGAGCAGAAAATTCTGGAAGAAAAGATCCAATCTCAAATAATCACACATTTACCAATTTGCAACTTGGAATAATATCGGATCAGTGGTATTGACAGCAAagtcaataaattattctacGTCGTGAAACAGagacaaagagaaaaattagatGAGTGTAAAAAATCACCTCCAGAACCGGTTTTATGACTTGTCAActtgtttagaaaaaatatgccGTACTTCCATAACTCCGATATCGCATGTTACATTTCAGTGGGttactgaaaatatcaaagaGTAAGGATACAAGTTCATTGGTAATCGATGGCTCAAAAACTTGTGTCTCTGTGAAATAAAGACGCAGGTAACATAAAAGATGTTCCGAGTTATGCAAACCTGCACGTTACCAGATATGTTACGGGCATTGTGTAGGTAGACTGCAAAAACTGAATAATCCTAGCCGAAACCCTTGTGATTATCTCCATACTGAATCAAACGGCGACTATTTTACTAGGATCAACTTTCACTCTGATAAACATCGTGTCATCTTTGACAAAATGTCGTTTTTTCACCATCTCATGAGATACGAACCTAGGAAAACCAAAGCCTAGGGAATCAGGCTCACGACTAGgtctctgaaaatttttccaggtTGGATCAGGTATAAAGCTTTCTACGATGTTGCACGCCTTCTCTGCGACGACTGTTTGATCGAACATCGTAAAAGAGACGCTGTGGGAAAAAGGCCAGCGCAACAAAGCATCATATTCCCCTGGCAAAATCTTGATGTATATAGAAATGTGGCTTCCTTCGCCGGTTCCATTCCCGTTTAAGAAAACAGATGCCTGCcagaaatcaaaataaaaaacatgttAGCTTCACGAAAAAATACATCTTTTCTATTCTTCAAAACGAATCCATAAGGATTTGAGATTTACAgaacaaaaaatgtttgttacCTGCAATTTATACCCATATTGACTAGTATAAAAAGGTGGACTAACTAGCTCCATGCCTTCTTTGACCTTCGCTTCAGACATTTTTGCGGTGTAGTCGGATATCTTCCATATCAGTGTACCGGTGTAATTAAGTGATAATTTACTGATCGCCGACTTCAGACTAGTAATTTGATGCTGTTGCTTCGTAACAACACTGCACATCAAGCTCAAGTGCATTTTTGTCGATTCTTCAAGATGTTTATCCAAAGAAAATCTATTACCCTGtcaagatattgaaaaaaggatCAATATAATTGTAACAAGACAAATACAGCGTGTCTTATAAAAAACTGAGaagtatttcaaaaactttacTCCCTAGAGTATGTGGACTTGCAGGCAAAGTTACGG
This is a stretch of genomic DNA from Diprion similis isolate iyDipSimi1 chromosome 9, iyDipSimi1.1, whole genome shotgun sequence. It encodes these proteins:
- the LOC124410565 gene encoding TNF receptor-associated factor 4 isoform X2 translates to MGSIVYCIHHKDGCKWSDELRKLKAHLNTCKHDAIPCSNKCGAMIPRVLMEDHLKYTCAQRRARCDFCAKEFTGHTLEKHSGTCGYEPLYCENKCGMKVQRRHLSQHKLGECAKRLVACRYCNKEFVFDTLGAHHAKCGRFPVACPHRCETAVLPREDLEVHLKDHCTTHLLSCTFKDAGCRFKGNRFSLDKHLEESTKMHLSLMCSVVTKQQHQITSLKSAISKLSLNYTGTLIWKISDYTAKMSEAKVKEGMELVSPPFYTSQYGYKLQASVFLNGNGTGEGSHISIYIKILPGEYDALLRWPFSHSVSFTMFDQTVVAEKACNIVESFIPDPTWKNFQRPSREPDSLGFGFPRFVSHEMVKKRHFVKDDTMFIRVKVDPSKIVAV